One Archangium violaceum genomic window, GCGTAGCTGCCGTGGTCCATCCACGGCTGACCAGCGGCCTCGGCGGCGGCCTTGGTCTCGAGGCGAATCTTTCGCGGCAGGGTCAACGTCAATTCGTCCACCAGCTGGAGCGGAGCCGCGGGGTAGCCCGCCTGGAGGCCCGCCTGCTCGATGGAGGCAGGCGCAATTCCCTCGCCCACCATGGCGATGGCCTCGTTGAGGAACGTGCCAATCACCCGGCTGGTGAAGAAGCCCCGGCTGTCGTTGACGACGATGGGCGTCTTTCCAATCTGGACCGCGATGTCGATGGCCTTCGCCAGCGTGGCGTCGCTCGTCGTCTTGCCCGCGATGAGCTCGAGCAGCGGCATCTTGTCCACCGGGGAGAAGAAGTGCATCCCGACGAAGTCGGCCGGCCGCTTCACGCCCTCGGCGAGCAGGGTGATGGGCAGGGTCGAGGTGTTGGAAGCAAGCACCGCGTCCGGGGCGACCACGCCTTGAATCTCCTGGAAGACCTGGTGCTTGAGCTTCACGTCCTCGAAGACCGCTTCGATGACCAGATCACAGCCCGCGAGCGCGGCGGCATCCGCGGTGGGGTGGATTCGCGCCAGGAGCGCGTCGCCCTTCTCCTTCGTGGACTGGCCCTTCTGGATGGCCTTCTCCACCAGCTTGACCGAGTACTGCTTGCCCTTCTCGGCGGAGGCGAGACTCACGTCCTTGAGCACCACGTCGATGCCGGCCTTGGCGCACACATAGGCAATGCCGGCGCCCATCATCCCGGCGCCGAGGACTCCAACCTTCTTCGCCGTGTGCTGCGGGAAGCCCTTCGGGCGGCCGCCGCCCGACTTGATGTGCTGCATGTCGAAGAAGAACGCCTGAATCATGTTCTTCGCGACCTGGCCGGTGACGAGCTCGGTGAAGTAGCGCGACTCGATGGTGAACGCGGTGTCGATGTCCACCTGCGTGCTCTCGACGGCCACCGCCATGATGGCGCGCGGCGCCGGCATGTTCGCGCCCTTGAGTTGCTTGCGCAGGTTGGCGGGGAACGCGGGCAGGTTCGCCGCGAGGGAGGGCGAGGATGGGGTGCCGCCCGGAATCTTGTAGCCCTTCTGGTCCCACGGCTGCTGCGCCGTGGGGTTCGCCTTCACCCAGGCCCTGGCCGCGGGCAGGAGCGCGTCCACCGAGTCCACCACCTCGTGCACGAGGCCCAGTTCCTTCGCCTCCCGCGGCCGGTAACTCTGGCCCTGGAGCAGGACCTTCATCAGCGCGTCCACGATGCCGAGCATGCGCACCGTGCGCACCACGCCTCCGCCGCCGGGAAGCAGTCCGAGCGTCACCTCTGGCAGCCCGAGCTGCACGCCCTTGACGTCGGCGACGATGCGCCGGTGACACGCGAGCGCGATCTCGAGCCCACCCCCGAGCGCCGCGCCGTTGATGGCCGCGACCACGGGCTTACCCAGGGTCTCCAGCGTCCGCAGCTGCGCTTTGATTTCCTGTCCGAGCTCGAAGACCTGCTTCGCCTCGTCCTTCTTCACGTTGCGCAAATCGTTCAGGTCACCGCCCGCGAAGAACGTCTTCTTCGCCGAGGTGATGATGACGCCCGTGAGGGTGTCCTTCTCCTTGACCAGGCGGTCCACGGTCGCGCGCATGGACTTCACGTACGCGGCGTTCATCGTGTTGGCGGACTGGCCCGGATCATCCAACGTCAAGACCACGATGCCGTCGGCGTCTCGCTCCCAGCGGATGGTGTTCTGCTCGCTCATGGGTTCGCTCGAATGTTGTCGATAAAAGAGGGGGAAGAGGTTCAAACGCGCTCGACGAGGGTGGCCACGCCCATCCCGCCGCCGACGCACAGGGTGACGACCGCGCGGCGTGCCTTGCGCCGCTCGAGCTCGTCCACCACGGTCCCGAGAATCATCGCGCCAGTGGCCCCGAGCGGGTGGCCCATGGCGATCGCACCGCCGTTGACGTTGAGCTTCTCGCTCGGGATGGCGAGGTCCTTCTGGTACTTGAGGACCACGGAGGCGAAGGCCTCGTTGAGCTCGAAGAGGTCGATATCCTTGACGGAGAGGCCGGCGATCTCGAGCAGCTTCCGGGTGGCCGGAATCGGGCCGGTGAGCATGAGGGTCGGGTCCGCACCGGACGTGGCGACGGCGGCGATGCGCGCCCGCGGCGTGAGGCCGAGCGCCTTGCCGACCATCTCCGAGCCCACCAGCACGAGCGCCGCGCCGTCGACGATGCCGGACGAGTTCCCCGGCGTGTGTACGTGGTGGATCTTCTCCACGAAGTGATACTTCTGCAGCGCCACCGCGTCGAAGCCGCCGGCCTCGCCGACCCCGGCGAAGGACGGGTTGAGCTGACCGAGCGAGGCCACGGTGGAATCCGGGCGCATGTGCTCGTCGCGGTCGAGCACGGTGAGGCCGTTCTGGTCCACCACTGGAACGACGGAGTTCTTGAAGTATCCGGCGGCCCAGGCCCTGGCCGCGCGCTCCTGCGACTGCGCGGCATAGCGGTCCACGTCCTCGCGGGTGAAGCCCTCCATCGTCGCGATCAGGTCCGCGGAGATGCCCTGGGGCACGAAGTACGTGTCATAGTTGGTGGCCGGGTCCAGGGCCCAGGCGCCGCCGTCCGAGCCCATCGGGACGCGCGACATGCTCTCCACGCCGCCCGCGATGACCAGGTGCTCCCAGCCCGAGCGCACCTGCTGGGCGGCCATGTTCACCGCGGTCAGGCCCGAGGCGCAGAAGCGGTTGAGCTGGACTCCGCCAGTCGTCTCCGGAAGTCCGGCCGCGAGCACGAGGGTCCGGGCGATGTCCGCGCCCTGGTCCCCTACCGGGGAGACCACGCCGAGCACCACGTCGTCGATCCGCTGGGGATCCAAATTCGGGTTGCGTTTCTTGAGCGCATCCACCAGGCCGACGAGCAGCGAGAGGGGCTTGATTCCGTGCAGCGCGCCCTTCTTGCCCTTGCCGCGGGGGGTGCGAACGGCGTCGAAGATGAAAGCTTCCTGGCTCACCGGGAGCCTCCTTGCGAAACGATGGAAGTGGTTCAGAGGGAACGGGCGACGAGCTCTTTCATGATCTCATTCGCACCGGCGAAAATCCGCAACACGCGGGTATCGGCGAACAGGTGGGCAATGGGGTACTCCTTCATGTACCCATATCCGCCAAAGAGTTGAAGGCAGCGATCCACGACGATGCAGGCCTGGTCGGTCACCCAGTATTTGGCCATGGCCGCCGTGGTCACGTCGAGCTGGCCCTCGAGGTGGGATTGGATGCAGTCATCGATGAAGGTGCGGCAGACACGCCTCAGGGTCGCGCACTCCGCGAGCTCGAAGCGTGTGTTCTGCAAGGCGAAGAGGGGCTTGCCGAAGACGTGGCGCTGCCTGGTGTACTCGACCGTCAAATCCACGGCGCGCTCGAGGCTCGCCATCCCGATGAGCGCCACGCTCAGCCGCTCCTGGGGCAGTTGCTGCATCATCTGGACGAAACCACGGCCCTCCTCGCCGCCGAGCAGATTGACGGCGGGGACCTTCATGTCATCGAAGAAGAGCTCGGTCGTGTCCTGGCCCTTGCCGCCGAGCTTGTCGAGGATGCGGCCCCGCATGAAACCAGGCGTCGTGTCGGAGACCTCGGCGCACAACAGCGAGATGCCGGCGTGCCCCTTCGCATCCCCCGTCCGCACGGCGATGATGAGGAAGTCACAGACGTGGCCGTTGGAGATGAACGTCTTCGCGCCGCTCACCCGGTAGAAATCACCGTCCCGCACCGCGCGGGTGGAGATGGCCTGGAGGTCCGAACCCGTCCCCGGCTCGGTCATGGCGATGGCCCCCACCCACTCACCGCTCGCGAGTCTGGGCAGCCACTTCTGCTTCTGGGCCTCGGACGCATAGGCGAGGAGGTAGTGCGCGACGATGGCGCAATGCACCGAGAAGCCCATCGAAGGGTCCCCGGCGCGGATCTGCTCCTCGATGAGGACCGCCTCGTGCGCGAACGTTCCGCCGCCTCCGCCGTAGGCCTCCGGAATGGACATGCACAAGAGCCCAAGCTCGCCTGCTCGCCGATAGAGCGCCTTGTCCGGATGACCCTGGGCCACGTGCTTGGGCACGTTGGGAAGGACCTCTTTCGTGAAGTAGGCGGCCGCGAGCCCGCGCACCTGCTCGAGCTCGTCCGAGCTCCATGGGGAACGTCTCGTCATGTCTGCCTCTCTCTTCTCAGGTTCCGCTCTAGAGTCCGAACGTCTTGCCGATGATGTCGCGCTGGATTTCGCTCGTGCCGCCATAGACGGTGGAGATCACCGTGGCGCGCAGATGCGACTCCATGTCGTACTCGAGGGCGTAGCCGTAGCCCCCCATCATCTGCATGCCTTCGAGCGCCACGCGCTTGGCCGTCTCGGTCGCCTTCAGCTTCGCCATCGACGCCTCGCGGGGGAGCATCCGCTCGGGAGCCTCGTCCGCCATCGCGGCCACGCGGTAGATGAGTAGCTCACAGCAATCGAGCTCGGTGGCGAGGTCCGCGATCCGGTGCTTGAGCGCCTGGAAGGAACCAATCGGCCGGCCGAACTGCTTGCGCTCCTTCACGTACGCGACGGCGTCATCGAAGGCACGCCGGCCGCGGCCGAGCATGGTCGCGGCGAGGATGAGCCGCTCGCTGTTGAGCCCCGCCATCAGCTGGGGCCAGGCCTGGTCCACGGTTCCGACCACGGCGCTCTCGGGCAGGAAGCAGTCGGTGAAGTAGACGTCATTCACGTCCTTGCCGCCCATCGTGGGGATGCCGCGAATCTCCATCCCCGGCGTGCCCGCGGGGACGCAGAACATGGTGAGGCCCTCGTGCCGCGAGCTCGAGGCGTGGGTGCGAGCCACGAGCAGGAGGTGGTCCGCGAGGTGCGCGTTCGAGCACCAGGTCTTCTGCCCGTTGATGATGAATCCTCCCGGCGTCCGGATCGCGCGGCAGGTGAGCGCGGCGACGTCCGAGCCGGCCCCGGGCTCGGAAATGGAGATCGCCTCCACGCGGCCGCGGGTGATGCCGCCGAGAATCGTCTCGCGCTGGGCCTCGGTCCCGAACTTCATGTACGGACCGGCGGCGACCGCCGTGGTGACATAGCCACCCACCGGGGCGAGCCCGTATGCGGTCCGCTCGGCGAAGAGACAGATGTCGGACATGCCGCCGTCCGAGCCGCCATACTTCGACGGGATGCCCACCCCGAGCCAACCGAGCTCGGCCATCTGCGCGTAGAGGGCGGGGTTGTGGGCCTCGGTACCGTTCCCGGTCAAGGCGTCGCGCTGCGCACGCGTCCCCGTCTTGGCGCGGCAGAACGCATCGATGGCGGCGGCGAACGAGGCTTGCTCCGGTGTTCTCGCATGCATGGGAGTCCCTTGGGTGGTGGGTTCCGGGAGGTGGAGGATCAGGCGTTCGCGTAGAGCGTGGCGATGCGCTCGGCGTACTGCTCGAGGATGACGCGGCGCTTGAGCTTGAGGGTGGGCGTGAGCTGGCCCGTCGCGGGAGACCACGCCTCGGGGACCACCTCGAAGCGCTTGATCTGCTCCGCTCGGGAAAGCCGGGCGTTGGCCGAGGCAACGAGCGACTCGAGCTCGGCGCGAATCGCCGGATCGCGCGCGAGGTCGGCGAGCGACTGGGACGCGAGGCCACGGGCCTTGGCCCAGAGCGGCGCGGCGTCCGGGTCGAGCGAGACGAGTGCCGTCACGAAGGGCCGGCCGTCGCCAATCGTGATCGCCTGACCGACGAGCGGGTGCGCGCGCAGCATGCCTTCGAGCCGGGAGGGCGCGATGTTCTTCCCGCTCGAGGTGATGAGGAGCTCCTTCTTGCGGTCGGTGATGGTGAGGAATCCGTCGGGGTCGAGCGTGCCGATGTCGCCGGTGGCGAGCCAACCGTCCGCGTCGACCGCGCTGACGATCTGGCCGTCCGAGGCGAGATAGCCGAGGAACACCACGGGGCCGCGGACGAGGATTTCACCGTCCCCGGCCAGCCGGAGCTGCATTCCGGGAATGGGCCGGCCCACGGCACCCACCCGGAAGTCCGTGGGCGTGTTGATGGTGGCGCAGCCGGTGGTTTCGCTCATGCCCCAGACCTCGAGCACCTTGATTCCAAAGCCTCCGAGGTACTCGAGAATCTCGGCGGGGATGGGCGCCGAGCCGCTGCTCGCCCACTCGAGCGCGTCCAGTCCGAGCGCCCTGCGCAGGGGCTCGAGGACCCTGGCATCCACCTCCGCGACCTTTTGCTGGAGCTCCGGGGGCACGGCTTTTCCGGCACCTTCGAGCCGGAAGGCCTCCAGGGCCAGCGCATGAGCGGAGAGGATGGCCTCGCGCTGAGGAGGCTCGAGCGTGCCCAGCTTCGCCCGCAGGCCCCCGGCGAGCTTCTCCCAGACGCGCGGCACTCCGAAGAACGCGGGGGGAGACACCTTGGCCATCAGCGGCACCACGCCCGCCGGATCCGCGCAGATGTGCACGTGCAGCGCCTTGTAGAGTGCGCGGTAGAAGCCGAGCTCGCGCTCCGCGATGTGCGCCAGCGGGAGATAGGCGATCGACGGGGACTGCATGGGAGTGGGGACGGCGAGGTCCACCGCGATCGCCTCATAGAAGGCGTTCCGGTGGCTCAGCACCACGCCCTTGGGGTCGCCAGTGGTGCCCGAGGTGTACATCATCGCGATCGGATCCTCGGGCCGGATGTTTCTCCAACCGTCCTCGAAGATGGTGGGATCCGCCTGGTGCAACCTGCGTCCCTCGGCCTCGACCTCCGCGAAGGAGACGAAGCGCGCATCCCCGGCCGGAATGGCCGATGAATCGAGGACGATGATCCCCTTGAGCGCCAGGAGCGTTTCGAGCACCGGCCGCCACCGTGCGATCTCCTCCGCGCCCTCCAGCACCACCACCGTGGCCCGGCTGTGCCGCGCGACGTAGCCCACCTGCTCGGTGCTCAGGGTCTGGTACGCGGTACAGGGAATGGCGGCGAGGTGGACCGCCGCGAAGTCGATGATCCAATGCTCTGGCCGGCTGGACATCATGATCATCATCCGCTCGCCTCGCGTCAGCCCGAGCGCGCCGAGCCCGCGGGAGAGCGCGGCGGTCTGTTCGCGCAGCTGTGCCCAGGTGAGCGTCCTGTCTCCGGCGCTGAGGGCGGGAGCGCCCGCGTATTCTTCGGCATTGCGCTTGAGGAGCAGCGGCAGCGTGAGCCTGCCTGCCTGTGATTGGCACTGCGCTTCCAATGCTGCGAGCGACGGACCCATGGGCACCTCCTCGAGTCAATGGCCAGACGTGCTGTTTTGTTCCTCTTCAGGGGTCGACGTAGAGGTCGAGCAAGACGTCAGGACCACCCCCATAGCGGCTGAAGTCGGTGATGCCTTCGGCGCGGAGGACGTCTTCATCAATGAAGGTCTGCCCCGTGCAATCGCGCGGCGGACGCTGGAGGATGACCATGGCCGCGTCCGCCATGATCTCCGGCGAGCGGGCCCGCTGCATCGAGGCGTCGCCCCCGAGCATGTTCCTCACGGCGGCGGTGGCGATGAGCGTTCGGGGCCAGAGGGCGTTCGCGGCGATGCCGGCCTCGGCCAGCTCCGCGGCCCAGCCGAGCGTGAGCAGGGTCATCCCGTACTTGGCGAGCGTGTACGCCGGGTGCAGGCCCATCCAGCGCGGCGCGAGGTTGACCGGCGGCGAGAGCGAGAGGATGTGCGGGTGGGGAGATCTCCGCAGGTGCGGAATCGCCGCGCGCGTCAGAAGGAACGTCCCCCGCAGCTGGATCTGCTGCATCAGGTCGAAGCGCTTGACCGGCAGCTCTTCGGTCTTGAGCGGAGCGAGGGCGCTCGCGTTGTTGACGCAGAAGTCGATGCCACCAAAGCGCGCCACGGTCTCATCCACGGCCCGCTGCACGGCCGCTTCCTCGCGCACGTCGCCGACCACCGCGAGCGCCTGGCCTCCCGCGGCTTCGATCTCCGCGGCCGCCGTGTGCACCGTCCCGGGCAACCGTGGATCCGGCGTGTCGGTCTTCGCCAGGAGCGTGACGTTGGCCCCCAGGCGCCCCGCCGCGACGCCGATCGCCAGCCCGATTCCACGGCTTCCTCCGGACATCAACAGCGTGCGTCCCGCAAGCGGCCTCGAGGTCATCGCTCGTCCTTTCCTCGCTTGCGCCCTGACCCCGGCCCCCGGGAGTCGCCGGGCTCGGGGTGGGCGTCGTGATGGAGCTGGGGGAACACGTCGCGCACGATCGTGATGAGCGCTTCGCTCAGGAGCAGGTGCGCGTCCTCGCGCGAGAGTGTCCCGCCGCGGATCCACTCGCGGATGGTGGCTTTCACCAGCCCGCCGTAGGAGCGCATCATCGCCCGGTGCCGCGCGTCACTTCCGACCTCGACCTTGAGACCCAGGAACTCGAGCGTCTTCGAAGCGGCCACGTCGTCCGCATCCGAGATGATGCGCTCGACCTCCGGATCCGCGCCGATGCCCCCCGCGCCGGTAACCGCCACATAGGTCTTTCCGTGGGTCGCCACCGTATCGAGGTACCACTCGACACTGCGCTCCACCCGCTGCCGCAAGGTTCCCGTCATGGGCACACTCTCGTCCAGGCCGGGCATGAGCAGCATCCTCTTCACGACCTTCAAATAGAGGTCCCGCTTCTGCCCGAAGTAGTGATTGAGCAATCCACGGGCGACGCCGGCCTCCCGGGCGATGTCCGTGGTGGAGACTTCCGCGTACGGGCGCTCGCCGAACAGCCGCGTGGCGCACTCCAGAATCTGTTCCCTGCGCGTGTCCGGCTCGAGCCGTTTCCAGCGAGGAGAGGCGGCCTGGCTCATGAGTTCTGCTCCCGCCAGGGCAGGAACGCCGGCAGGTCCCGCTCCAACGTTCGGGGGAACTTCGCGGGCCGCTTCTGCAGGAACGACATCACGCCCTCCTCGGCGTCCGCGTTCCGGGCACAGCTCGCGATGAGCTGGCTGTCGAGTGCGAAGGCGGGCTCGGGCGAAGGGAGCGCGCCCATCTGGTAGAGGGCCTGCCGGATGACGGCCACGGACACCGGCGCGGTATTCTCGACCAGCTCGCGGGCGAGCGCATGGGCGGCATCGAGCAGCGCGTCGGGCTCGTGGAGGGAATGGACCAGGCCCGCGCCGAGCGCCTCTTCCGCGCGGATGAGACGGCCACTCACCATCCAATCGAGCGCGCGCCCCATTCCGACGAGCCGCGGCAGGAACCAGCACGAGCCCGCTTCCGGATAGATGCCACGCCGGCTGAAGACGAAGCCAAAGCGGCTGTCTTTCGCGGCGAGGCGGAAGTCCGCGGGGAGGATCATCGTCGAGCCCACGCCCACCGCGGCGCCTCGGACGGCGGCGATGACCGGCTTGCGCAGCGCGAACATCTTGCGAGTCACCCGAGTCGCCGGCTCGACCCAGCCGCGCTCCAGGTGATTGATATTCGACACCTCGAACGAACGGCCGCTCAGGTCCGCGCCCACGCAGAAGTCCCTGCCAGCGCCGGTGAGGACGACCACGCGCACGTCTTCGTTTGCGTCGGCGTTGCCGAGCGCGTCGGCGAGCTCGTCCGCCATGGTCACGGTGAATCCGTTCCTCGCTTCGGGACGGTTCAACTCCAGGGTAGCGACCCGATCCGCAACCGAAGACCGGATGTGTTGGTAGCTCATGAGTGGGCCTCTATCCGCGTGATGATGGGGGCTTGTTGGCATCGTGTCAACAGCAACAGCCTTTGAAGTGCCGCCTGCGAGGCCATGCCTGGTGTCCGACGTGTTGCGTCATTCCTGGGGACGCCCACCCGAACCCCTGCATGATATGCAAGTCCCCCACATCTGATTTTCCTTCAAAGGAGAACCCCGTGGATTTTCAACATTCACCCCGCGTCACGGAGCTGCAAAACCGGCTCAATGCCTTCATGAAGGAGCACGTCCATCCGAACGAACACACGTTCACGCAGCAGGTGCAGAAGAACCGTTGGGCGTCGCCGCCGATCGTCGAGGAGCTGAAGGCCAAGGCGAAAGCTCAGGGGTTGTGGAACCTGTTCATGCCGGGCACCGAGCACGGCGGCGCCGGCCTGACCAACCTCGAGTACGCGCCGCTGGCCGAAATCATGGGCCGCGTGTTCTGGGCTGCCGAGGTCTTCAACTGCTCCGCGCCCGACACCGGCAATATGGAAGTGTTCGCGCGGTACGCGACGCCCGAGCAACAGAAGAAATGGCTGGAACCGCTGCTGGAAGGAAGGATCCGCTCGGCCTATGTCATGACCGAGCCGAATGTGGCTTCCAGCGACGCGACCAACGTCGAGCTCTCGATCCGCGCTGAAGGCGACGAGTACGTCATCAACGGCACCAAGTGGTTCGCCACGGGCGCGATGCACGAGAACTGCCAGATCTTCATCGTCATGGGCAAGACCGATCCGGACAATCCGAACCGCCACCTGCAGCAGTCCCAGGTACTGGTCGAACGCGGCACGCCGGGCATGATCATCAAGCGGCCTCTGTCGACGCTGGGCTACTGGGAGGAGCCGCACGGCCACGCCGAAATCGTGTTCGACAACGTGCGCGTGCCGAAATCGAATCTCCTGCTCGGCGAGGGCCGCGGTTTCGAGATCGCCCAGGGCCGCCTTGGCCCAGGCCGCATCCATCACTGCATGCGCGTGATCGGCGCCGCCCAGCGCGCACTGGAGTACGCCTGCAAACGCGTGGAGAATCGCGTGGCCTTCGGCAAGAAGCTGAGCACGCAGGGCTCGGTGCGCGAGGCCATCGCGGTGATGGCATCCAAGGTCGAAATGTGCCGCCTGATGACGCTGCGCGCGGCGGACAAGATGGACCGCGTCGGCAATAAAGAGGCGAAAGACCTGATCGCGATGGCGAAAATCATGGTGCCGCAACTCGGCTTCGAGGTCATCGACATGGCCATCCAGCTACACGGAGCCGGCGGCCTGACCGGGGATTATTTCCTCGCCGAGGCGTTCAACTACGCACGCTGGTGCCGCATCGCCGATGGTCCCGATCAGGTCCACATGATGGCGCTCGGCAAGCAGGTCATCCAGGAGCTGTCAGCACTTTGAGCCAGGAAGCGGCCGCGTCCGGCACCTGCACGGCCGGTGGGGGCTCGAATTCTCGAGGAGGCGTATCCATGTCCGAGACAGTCGACACGCTGAATGTCGAAAATCTGCAGAAGTATCTGGCTGCGAGGATCGCCGATTTCGGCACGATTCAGGAATGCACCAAATTCGCGGGCGGGCAGTCCAACCCGACCTTCATGGTGCGCACAGAGAAGAGCAGATACGTGCTGCGCCGGAAGCCGCCCGGGCTGCTACTGAAATCGGCGCATGCGGTCGACCGCGAATACCGTGTGATGAGGGCGCTGGCAGCGACCCAGGTGCCAGTGCCAGGGATGCTCGCACTGTGCGACGACGACAGCGTCATCGGCTCGATGTTCTATGTGATGGAATTCGTCGAGGGCCGCATTTTCTGGAACGGCGCGCTGCCTGAACAGACACCAGCCGAGCGCCGCGCAATCTACGATGAGATGGTGCGCGTACTCGCCGCGATGCATACGGTCAACCTGGAGCAGACCGGACTCACCGACTACGGCCGCCCTGGCAACTATTTCGAGCGTCAGATCAGACGCTGGAGCGAACAATACCGAGCCAGCCAGACCGGCACCATGCCGGCAATGGAAAAGCTGATGGAGTGGCTACCCGCCAACGTGCCGGCCGACGACGGTCAGGTCGCGCTGAACCACGGCGACTACCGCATCGACAATGTCATGTTCCACCCGGCCGAACCGCGCATCGTCGCGGTGCTCGACTGGGAGCTGTCGACGCTCGGCCACCCGTGGGCGGATCTCGCGTATCAATGCATGCATTTGCGCCTGCCGCCGGATGCGGCGATCCCTGGCCTCGGCGGCCTTGACCGCGAGGCACTCGGCATTCCCTCGGAAGAAGAGTATGTCGCGCGCTATTGCGAGCTGACCGGCATCAAGGCGATCCCGAACTGGGATTTCTACATCATCTTCAGTTTCTTCCGCATCGCCGCGATTCTGCAGGGCGTCTACAAGCGCGCTCTCGACGGCAATGCGTCGAGCAGGAAGGCCATGGACTACGGCGCGCTGGCCGGTCCGATCGCGGAGATGGCCGTGGCGATGCTCCCATGACACCGGCAGGACCGCAGGAGAACACCATGAACAAGAATCGTTTTGATCTGACCGGCCGCGTGGCGCTGATAACCGGTGCGTCGAGCGGTCTCGGCGAGCATTTCGCGCGGGTCCTGGCCGAAGCCGGCGCCAAGGTGGTGGTCGCCGCGCGCCGTGTCGATCGCCTGCGGCATCTGGCCGAGCGCATCAAGAGTGCCGGTGGTGATGCCGCGGCCGTGGCGATGGATGTCACCGATCGCGACAGCGTGAAAACCGCATTCGAGGAGGCGGGCAGGTTCTTTGGCACCATCGACGTGCTGATCAACAATGCCGGCGTCGCCCGATCGATGCTCTTCGCGAAAACGCGGGAAGAAGACTGGGAGTACGTCGTCGATACCAACCTGAAAGCGGCGTGGCGCGTCGCCCGTGCGTTCGTCGATCAACCGGGCATGGCCGGCAGGCCCGGCAGCATCGTCAACATCTCCTCGATCCTCGGCATCGGTGTCGGCTATGGGGAGTCGCTGTATGCCACGTCCAAGGCGGGCTTGATCCAACTCACCCGGCACATGGCGCTGGAGTTGATGCGCAACAACATCCGCGTCAACGCGCTCTGCCCCGGCTACATCGAAACCGAAATCAACTCCGGCTACTTCAAGTCGGAGCGCGGTCAGGCCTACCTCAAGAACAACATCCCGTCGAAGAAGCTGGGTACGGCGGAAGACCTTTCGGGCGCGCTGCTGCTGTTGGCCAGCGACGCCGGCGCCTTCATCACCGGTGTCGCACTGCCCGTCGATGGCGGTCACCTGCTGCACTCGCTGTAATCACCGCTGCCTCTGGCCGGATTGAAGCCGGAGGCAGCGGCTCTTCCCGGAGCTCTAGAGCGTCTTCATGTACTCGATGATGGCCCAGCGCTCGTCGTCCGTGAGCGATTGCGTGAAGTCATGCCCGCCATTGCCAAGCCCATAGAGATGCGAATTGAAGATCATCCGCGAGCGAATCTGCTTCCGGGTAATGGGCGGCGGTGACTGGTAGGCGAGCGAGTTGTAGTTCGCGACGAGGTTGGCGATGCTCGCGAAGAGGATGTCGGGCGTCGCCATTTCCTGGCTACAGGGGAT contains:
- a CDS encoding 3-hydroxyacyl-CoA dehydrogenase NAD-binding domain-containing protein yields the protein MSEQNTIRWERDADGIVVLTLDDPGQSANTMNAAYVKSMRATVDRLVKEKDTLTGVIITSAKKTFFAGGDLNDLRNVKKDEAKQVFELGQEIKAQLRTLETLGKPVVAAINGAALGGGLEIALACHRRIVADVKGVQLGLPEVTLGLLPGGGGVVRTVRMLGIVDALMKVLLQGQSYRPREAKELGLVHEVVDSVDALLPAARAWVKANPTAQQPWDQKGYKIPGGTPSSPSLAANLPAFPANLRKQLKGANMPAPRAIMAVAVESTQVDIDTAFTIESRYFTELVTGQVAKNMIQAFFFDMQHIKSGGGRPKGFPQHTAKKVGVLGAGMMGAGIAYVCAKAGIDVVLKDVSLASAEKGKQYSVKLVEKAIQKGQSTKEKGDALLARIHPTADAAALAGCDLVIEAVFEDVKLKHQVFQEIQGVVAPDAVLASNTSTLPITLLAEGVKRPADFVGMHFFSPVDKMPLLELIAGKTTSDATLAKAIDIAVQIGKTPIVVNDSRGFFTSRVIGTFLNEAIAMVGEGIAPASIEQAGLQAGYPAAPLQLVDELTLTLPRKIRLETKAAAEAAGQPWMDHGSYAVMDAMIDQYQRKGRSTGGGFYDYVDGKRTGLWPGLAQHFTKPGYTIPFEDMKERMLFAEAIDTVKCFDEGVLRSAADANVGSLLGIGFPPWTGGVVQYINGYEGRTGTGPRGFVTRARELAERYGKHFLPPASLVAKAEKGEFLK
- a CDS encoding acetyl-CoA C-acetyltransferase encodes the protein MSQEAFIFDAVRTPRGKGKKGALHGIKPLSLLVGLVDALKKRNPNLDPQRIDDVVLGVVSPVGDQGADIARTLVLAAGLPETTGGVQLNRFCASGLTAVNMAAQQVRSGWEHLVIAGGVESMSRVPMGSDGGAWALDPATNYDTYFVPQGISADLIATMEGFTREDVDRYAAQSQERAARAWAAGYFKNSVVPVVDQNGLTVLDRDEHMRPDSTVASLGQLNPSFAGVGEAGGFDAVALQKYHFVEKIHHVHTPGNSSGIVDGAALVLVGSEMVGKALGLTPRARIAAVATSGADPTLMLTGPIPATRKLLEIAGLSVKDIDLFELNEAFASVVLKYQKDLAIPSEKLNVNGGAIAMGHPLGATGAMILGTVVDELERRKARRAVVTLCVGGGMGVATLVERV
- a CDS encoding acyl-CoA dehydrogenase family protein, with the translated sequence MTRRSPWSSDELEQVRGLAAAYFTKEVLPNVPKHVAQGHPDKALYRRAGELGLLCMSIPEAYGGGGGTFAHEAVLIEEQIRAGDPSMGFSVHCAIVAHYLLAYASEAQKQKWLPRLASGEWVGAIAMTEPGTGSDLQAISTRAVRDGDFYRVSGAKTFISNGHVCDFLIIAVRTGDAKGHAGISLLCAEVSDTTPGFMRGRILDKLGGKGQDTTELFFDDMKVPAVNLLGGEEGRGFVQMMQQLPQERLSVALIGMASLERAVDLTVEYTRQRHVFGKPLFALQNTRFELAECATLRRVCRTFIDDCIQSHLEGQLDVTTAAMAKYWVTDQACIVVDRCLQLFGGYGYMKEYPIAHLFADTRVLRIFAGANEIMKELVARSL
- a CDS encoding acyl-CoA dehydrogenase family protein, with protein sequence MHARTPEQASFAAAIDAFCRAKTGTRAQRDALTGNGTEAHNPALYAQMAELGWLGVGIPSKYGGSDGGMSDICLFAERTAYGLAPVGGYVTTAVAAGPYMKFGTEAQRETILGGITRGRVEAISISEPGAGSDVAALTCRAIRTPGGFIINGQKTWCSNAHLADHLLLVARTHASSSRHEGLTMFCVPAGTPGMEIRGIPTMGGKDVNDVYFTDCFLPESAVVGTVDQAWPQLMAGLNSERLILAATMLGRGRRAFDDAVAYVKERKQFGRPIGSFQALKHRIADLATELDCCELLIYRVAAMADEAPERMLPREASMAKLKATETAKRVALEGMQMMGGYGYALEYDMESHLRATVISTVYGGTSEIQRDIIGKTFGL
- a CDS encoding AMP-dependent synthetase/ligase, with translation MGPSLAALEAQCQSQAGRLTLPLLLKRNAEEYAGAPALSAGDRTLTWAQLREQTAALSRGLGALGLTRGERMMIMMSSRPEHWIIDFAAVHLAAIPCTAYQTLSTEQVGYVARHSRATVVVLEGAEEIARWRPVLETLLALKGIIVLDSSAIPAGDARFVSFAEVEAEGRRLHQADPTIFEDGWRNIRPEDPIAMMYTSGTTGDPKGVVLSHRNAFYEAIAVDLAVPTPMQSPSIAYLPLAHIAERELGFYRALYKALHVHICADPAGVVPLMAKVSPPAFFGVPRVWEKLAGGLRAKLGTLEPPQREAILSAHALALEAFRLEGAGKAVPPELQQKVAEVDARVLEPLRRALGLDALEWASSGSAPIPAEILEYLGGFGIKVLEVWGMSETTGCATINTPTDFRVGAVGRPIPGMQLRLAGDGEILVRGPVVFLGYLASDGQIVSAVDADGWLATGDIGTLDPDGFLTITDRKKELLITSSGKNIAPSRLEGMLRAHPLVGQAITIGDGRPFVTALVSLDPDAAPLWAKARGLASQSLADLARDPAIRAELESLVASANARLSRAEQIKRFEVVPEAWSPATGQLTPTLKLKRRVILEQYAERIATLYANA